The nucleotide sequence GTGCCGGTCGGGCTGGAGGGTCTGGTCCAGACCCCACGGGATCAGCTTGAAGTCGATGTCGTCGACGCCCGGCTGGGCGACGGCGTCCACGTCGTTGTAGACGTAGGTGTTGTTGGTGTTGCGGGTGTAGCCGTCCCAGTGCTTGAGGAAGAACTCCATCGCGTAGAGCTTGGCGAACTGGTCGAGGTCGAACACCTCGCTCGCCCCGGCCAGCCCGTTCGCGGCGATGTGGTCGATGGCGAACCGCAGGTCGGCCTTGTCGTCGAACTTCGAGAGCGGTTCGACCCCGATGAACGGGAACCGCTCGGCGACGAAGTCGTCCTGGTGCTCCAGCTCGTAGAGGTTGCCGTTCAGGTGGCCGAAGTTGCGCTCGATGTAGCGCGGCATGACCGGCTCGACGTTCACGAAGACACCGGGGCTGTCGACGCCGGCCTCCCCCTGCCCGATCGGCACGCCGTTCACCCGCACCTGGGCGTAATTGCCGCGCGAATAGGGGAGCCCGGCCAGCTCGAACAGTTTGTAGCCGAGCAGCTGCCGGAGGTAGGAGAGATCCTGGACGGAGTTGTTGAGCGTCAGGTAACGCGACCCGATCAGCTTCCGGACCGGTTCCTTGTTCGCGTCGAGGAACTTTCCGAAGTCGAGGTGCAGGCAGGGTTTGCCGCTGTTGATCGAGCCGCAGAACGACTTTTTCTTGATCCCCACGCCGGGCAGTGCGGTCCGGGCGGGGAACTTCGTCCCGGACAGCTCGACCGACGTCGCCTGCCGCCAGGTGTAACGGCTGCCGCCGGTCCAGTCGAAGTTGCACACCCCGCCGGCGGGCTGCTCGGTGCGCACCGCGTCCCAGTCCGCGGGCGGCATCGTGATATCGATCGTCAGCACATTGTCGATCGCGTAGAGGGAATCGAGTGCCTGCTGCTCCTGGCTGCCCATCCGGCCAGTGTACGACCGGATTCCGGCGGCAAGAACAATTCCGGAATTCCGTGACCGATCCGGTTCGGGTGGGTGTATCACCCATTGTCGGTGCAGCCGGTGGGGGAGCGCCGGAATGCGGCGACGCGGCGATGCTCCGGGGCACGGCACCGCCGTGGTGGAGGAGCTTTCAGCGCCGTCGAAGGGCGCTCAGTCCGGGAGCACCGTTGCGGGCAGCGAGTTCACCGCCGACCGCGGCGATTCCGTGGCCCGGGGCGGAACGACCGGGCCGGGGGTCGTGGCGGCGGCCGACGTCAACGCGGCCACCTGGCTCGCGATGGCCTGCCGCCGGGCCTCGAAGGCGGGATCGGTCAGTGCGGCCGGATCCGCCGGCTGGCCCAGCACCGGCGTGTGCAGGTGCCCGCCCGCCACCGACGGGAGACCCAGGCCCAGCCGAACCCGGTTCGCCCGGAACATCGACTCGTTGGACAGGTAGTTCCCGCCGCCGCCGGACGCCGCGATTTCGCCCGCCGCCGGGGCGTCCGAGCGGCACACCGGCGTGCCCGTGCCCGGGTGCGCCGCGTCCGGCCACACGCAGAACGCCTGGTTGAAGTTCACCGGGTAGGCGCCGGTCACCTCGAGCATCCGGGCGTACGGCAGCGTGGTCTCGATGAACTGGACGGCCGGCTGCGGCCAGCCCGCCGCGGGCGGGACGGCGCCGGTGACCGACGCGTCGTTGTTGTCCGGGAAGCCACCGCGCCAGGCACCCGCCCAGCGTTCGACGTCGAACCGGCCCGGGCGGCCCTGGCTGATGGTCAGCACGACGTCCGGCCGCCGCGCACGGTCGCGCAACGCCGAGCCGTACGCCGCTTCGACGATGCCGTCGTCGAAGTAACCCCAGACCACCGGGAAGCTCACCGCCTGGACCACGGCCGGACCCGAGGGCGTGTCGAGGACGCGGCCGTCGAGCTGCAGCGCGGAGGCTCCGGCGGGATTCGAGATCGTCAGCCCCGGGCCGTTCAGCTGGAACGGGTCGAAGCCGCTCACCATGACCCGCCGCGTCTTCCCGAGCGGGAACCGGACGTCGTCGAGGCCGCGGGAGCCGCGGTCGAACGCCGTGAGCAGGGACTTCCGGTCCGGAACGCCGAACGACGGCGTCCACTGCCGGATTGCGCTGCTCAGCTGCAGCCGGGCCCAGTAGAGGGGCCGGTCGTCGAACCGGTCGAGCGTGCCCAGATCGGGACGGCGGCCCTGGGCGCGGTCGACGGCGGTCCGCCACAGCCGGTCACCGGCCTGTGTGACGACGCGCGCGGCCCGGTGCGGCGTGCGCGCCGCGCAGAGGTCGCGCTTCACTGCGGCGACGAGCGGGTCGAACCCGGCCAGCCGGACGAGCTCGGGCCCGACGGCCGGACCGCCGGCCGGCAGGGTCGCCGTCAGCCGTTGTTCCTCCACGGTCAGCGGCGTGGCCGGGTCGAAGCAGCCCGGTGCGGCCGCGGCGGTGCCGGGCAGGGCGACGAGCGGGACGGCGGCGAGCAGGGGGAGCAGGGCGGACAGGCGCACGGGATTCCCTCCACGTCGTGGGCGACGCGGTCGAGTCTTCCGGCGGTCACGCCTGCCGCGTAACCCGCATAAGTCGGGAGAAAGGCTCCCGGTGCGGCCGGCCGGTCGTTCCCGCCGGGGTGCGCTCCTCGCGCGGGCGGAGTTGTGGGTGGTAAGTCGGTTGTGTCTTGAAGCCGTCCGGGACAAGGGGCAGACTCGCCCGCATGCCCGCGCATAGGAGCCGCACCACGCTCGTCCTGGCCGTCGCCGCCGTGCTCACCGCCGGCGCCGCCGTGCCCGCCACCGCCGCCACGCCCACGCCGAAGTCGCCGGTCGCCGTCGGCTTCGGGGGCGCTGTCGCCAGCATCGACGCCGACGCCACCGCGATCGGCACGCAGGTCCTGCGCGACGGCGGGAACGCCGTCGACGCGGCCGTCGCGGTCGCCGCCGCGCTCGGCGTCACCGACCCGTTCTCGGCCGGGGTCGGCGGCGGCGGGTTCTTCGTCTACTACGACGCCAAGACCCACCGCGTGCACGCCCTGGACGGCCGCGAGACCGCGCCGAAGACCGCCGACGAGAACCTCTTCGTCGAAAACGGCAAGCCGCTCGCGTTCGCCGACGCCGTCACCAGCGGGCTGAGCGTCGGCGTGCCCGGCACGCCCGCGACCTGGGCCGAGGCGCTGCGCAAGTGGGGGACGCGGTCGCTGGCGAAGTCGCTGAGGCCCGCCGAGAACCTCGCGCGCAACGGCTTCGTCGTCGACCAGACCTTCCAGACGCAGATCGCGAACAACGCCGCGCGGTTCTCGGCGTTCCCGTCGACGCGGTCGCTGTACCTGCCGGGCGGCGCGCCCCCGGCGCCGGGGACGGTCTTCAAGAACCCCGACCTGGCCGCCACGTACGCGCAGCTCGAGCGGGCCGGCGTCGACGCGCTGTACCGCGGCCCGATCGGCGCGGACATCGCCAAGACGGTGCAGAAACCGCCGGTCGACCCGGCTTCGACGATGAACGTCCGGCCCGGCAAGCTCACCGCGGCCGACATCGCGGCGTACCGCGCCATCGAGCGCGACCCGACCCACGCGCGCTACGAGGGCCTCGACGTCTACGGCATGCCGGCGCCGTCGTCGGGCGGGCTGACGGTCGCCGAGGCGCTCAACATCCTCGAGAACTTCGACCTCAAGCACGCGAGCAAGGCCGACTACCTGCAGTACTTCCTGGAGTCGACCCGCTTCGCCTTCGCCGACCGCAACCGCTGGATCGGCGACCCGGCCTTCGTCGACGTCCCGGCGCGCGAGCTGCTGAGCCGGCGGTTCGCCGACTCCCGGGCCTGCCTGATCTCGAGGGACAAGGCGGCGACCAGCCCGGTCGCCCCGGCCGACCCCCGGCACCCGGCGCCGTGCGCCGCGAGTTCTGTGGCGGCTCCCACTCCGTACGAGGGCGAGAACACGACGCACCTGACGGTCGCGGACAAGTGGGGCAACGTCGTCGCCTACACGCTGACGATCGAGCAGGAGGGTGGCAGCGGCATCGTCGTGCCGGGCCGCGGGTTCCTGCTCAACAACGAGCTGACGGACTTCT is from Amycolatopsis mediterranei and encodes:
- a CDS encoding CotH kinase family protein, yielding MGSQEQQALDSLYAIDNVLTIDITMPPADWDAVRTEQPAGGVCNFDWTGGSRYTWRQATSVELSGTKFPARTALPGVGIKKKSFCGSINSGKPCLHLDFGKFLDANKEPVRKLIGSRYLTLNNSVQDLSYLRQLLGYKLFELAGLPYSRGNYAQVRVNGVPIGQGEAGVDSPGVFVNVEPVMPRYIERNFGHLNGNLYELEHQDDFVAERFPFIGVEPLSKFDDKADLRFAIDHIAANGLAGASEVFDLDQFAKLYAMEFFLKHWDGYTRNTNNTYVYNDVDAVAQPGVDDIDFKLIPWGLDQTLQPDRHFRLDTVGLLAKLVRDDAGRRAQVVDQIHAYRETVFGFRTQQEVLRPWLDGMGTLLAGLGVPDVPTQLTAVRKQLRLATSAGYLCGGLPGTAGAYVRDDVTNECLHASGSEAIPATAEEPGGGEVVHRLRPANIDDTDLWCFAPLGAGQSVGSKASGRPLHATTTTSSQGHPLLCTRVADNATHAEEFSVTPVDPVGDAFAFSGWFTLTSIRTGLGAAFGTDPTAAGKPRVHQDPGPSKLYFS
- the ggt gene encoding gamma-glutamyltransferase: MPAHRSRTTLVLAVAAVLTAGAAVPATAATPTPKSPVAVGFGGAVASIDADATAIGTQVLRDGGNAVDAAVAVAAALGVTDPFSAGVGGGGFFVYYDAKTHRVHALDGRETAPKTADENLFVENGKPLAFADAVTSGLSVGVPGTPATWAEALRKWGTRSLAKSLRPAENLARNGFVVDQTFQTQIANNAARFSAFPSTRSLYLPGGAPPAPGTVFKNPDLAATYAQLERAGVDALYRGPIGADIAKTVQKPPVDPASTMNVRPGKLTAADIAAYRAIERDPTHARYEGLDVYGMPAPSSGGLTVAEALNILENFDLKHASKADYLQYFLESTRFAFADRNRWIGDPAFVDVPARELLSRRFADSRACLISRDKAATSPVAPADPRHPAPCAASSVAAPTPYEGENTTHLTVADKWGNVVAYTLTIEQEGGSGIVVPGRGFLLNNELTDFSFTPVTPGVPDPNLPGPGKRPRSSMAPTIVLDHGRPFFATGSPGGASIITTVLQVLLGRLDRGLSLEDAIAAPRASQRNSAQAQVEQAFLDQPETAVLQARGQGFSTAPAEIGAATGVERLRDGRWLAAAEPVRRGQGAAQVVWPAHW